The window GTCGAAGGTGTTGGGGTTGTAGGCGGGGTCGTGCAGGAGGTCGCCGTAGCGGTCGGTTTCGGCCCCGGTCGGTAGCCGGCGGATCGTCCCGGACCCGGACGCGGCGGGGTCGTTGTTGTCCGTCGCTGTGCGGTCCGGCGTCGACGATTCCCCGGATCGTCCTTGCGGGGCCGGTGCGTCTCCGTCGCCGTCCACCAGCGCCGTGTTGACGGTCGTCACCGGGGACGGTGCGCCGTAGGGGGAGGGGCCCCGGTCGGCTGGGTCCTGCATCGCGTAGCGGACGTAGTCCGTCGTGAGCCGCCCGCCGGGCAGCCAGAGCCGGGCGCGGACCGGGTCGTGGCGGTCCCGGAGGTGGCGGTCGATGCCACGGGACAGGGTCTCGGCGTCCCGGACGCGTTCGGGAGGGATGGACCCGCCGCTCAGCGGGACGCGCCTGTCGGAGGGGTCGGAGAGGACGTACACCAGTGCCTGCGCGAGGGTGTGCGCCTCGCGGATGGAGCGGTTCTCCGGGGCCGGACCGTCGACCGGTCGCAGTGATCTCCAGAATTCGGCGCCCAGCGCCCGCGCCCTGGGGATGTCCTTGTCCGCGAGGGCCCGGGTGAGTTCGGGCAGGCGGTCCAGGACCGACGCGGCGCGGGCGTCGGCCCTCGGGTCGATCCCGGAGACGGTGGGGTCGGTGCGCGTCTGTGCGGGGGTGGGGAGCCGCTGTCCGCCGCGCGCTCGGGTCCGGCGGCGGGCGGTGCCGCAGGCGCGTCCGTGTCCGTGCTCCGGGCGGGGGCCGGCGTGTCCTCGGCCGTGTCGGACGTCGTGGTCTCGGCGGCGCGCGCGGCGTCCCCAGAGCCCGCTACCGGCGCCCCGCTGTCCTCGTCGCGCTCGCCGGACTGTTCCGCGTCGCGTTCGGCACGGGGGTGCTCGGTGTCCTCCGTGTCCTGAGGGGGTCCGTTCTCCGACGTGGGACCGGTGTCGTGCTGGTCGCCACCGCTCTCGGTGACGGGCGGCGGAGGCGGTGCGTTCTCCGTGCTGAGGTCGGTGTCGCGCTGGCCGTCGCCGGTTTCGGCGACGGTCGGTGTGGACGGCGGGACGTCCTCCGGTGTGGTCCGCTGCTCAGCCGTGGGCGCGGTATCCGGTTGTGACGTGCTCTCGGCGGTGTGCGCGCCGTCGCCGATCGACCGCTGGGGGGAGGAGTCCGGTGTGCTGTCGTCGTTGGTGCGCTGGGGCGAACGTCCGTCGCTGTCGCCCCGCTCCTGGCCGTCCTCCGCGTCGGTGGACTCCTCCTCGTGCACGGACTCGGCGTCGTCGTCCGCGCGTTCGCCGTCCCTGTCCTTCTCGCCGTCGGATCCGTCGCCCCTCTCGTCCCCGGACCGGTCCCGGCCCTCGCCCGAGCCTTCCCGACCGTCTCCGGAGCGGTCGCCGCTCTCCTCGCCCGACCGCTGGCCGTCGCCGGACCGGTCACCGCTGTCGCCGGACTGGTCCTTGTCGCGGTCCTGGGAACGGTCGTCGTCGCGGGAGGTGTCCTCCTCGCGATCGTCGGGCCGTCCGCCGTCGCTTTCGGAGGGGGTGTGCCCGGTGTCCTCCGTGTCCTGGGGCGGTCCGCTCTCGGTGACGAGAGGAGGGGGCAGCGGGACGTCGGCCGGAGAGGGGGCGTCGGGGGCGGGTGCGGTGTGGGGGTTCGCGCGCTGTTCGTCCGTCGAGGTGACCTGGTCGTCCTGCCCGGTGGTGTCGCCGGTGGTCACGGTCTCCATAACGGGAGGCGCGCTCTCCGTGGCGACCTGGGGGCCGTTGCCGGTCGTCTGTCGGGTGGACGGGTCCTGGGCGCGGGTGTCACCGGTGCCCTGGGACGGACGTCCGCCGCCGCGCTCGGAGGACGCGGGGCGCTGGCCGGTGTCGGGGGCCGGGTTCTGCGGGGCGGGTGCGGGTGGTGGAGCCGCCTGGCCGACCGGGGGCGCCACAGCGACGGGAGCGGTGCCGTGCTGCTGTTCCGGTCCGTGGGCGGAGCGGTCGGTCGGGTCCGCGGTGTCGCGGTCGTCGGTGTTCCCCGTGTTCGGTGTGGTCTGCTCGGCGTCGGGGGGTGCGGCCGCCATGGGGTTGTCGGGGACGATGGCGTTGAGGAAGTCGGCGGCCAGGGGGCCGTTGTTCATGCCCTGCGGGAAGGGGGCGTCGCCGGTCCTGGGGTCGGGGGAGTTCGTTCCCAGCGGGACGTCGCGTGGTCCCGGGATGTGGGGGGTGTCGGGTCCGGGTTTCCCGTTCGGTTTCTCGGTGGTGGTGTCCTGCTGGGGGGTGGCCTCGTCGGTGTCGAACAGTGAGGCCTCGTCGTCGCTGTCGTAGGGCGAGGAGTTCTCGTCCCGGTCGAAGACGGAGGATGTGTCGCTGTCGGAGTCGCTGTCGTACAGGGATTGTTCGTCGTCCCGCGAGGGCGGGGCGGGTTCGCCGTCGCGGTCGTCCGTCGGCTGGCTCCGGTCGCCGGGTGCGGGGGAGTTGCCGCTGTTGCGTTCGGGGGTTCGGTCGCCGTTCTGGCCGGGGTCGTCGTCCCCGCGCCACCAGGGGTCGGTTTCGCTGGGGCCGGTGCGGTCGTCGGTGCGGTTGCCGGAACCTCTGCTCTCGGTCTGGGGCGGGGGTGTGTTGAGGTCGGGTTTGTCCTTGTCCTTGAACAGGTCGGCGCCGTGCAGGATGCCGTCGGTGGCGCCCTGCTGGATGCCCGCCTGGGTCGCACCGGATGTGGCGGACCAGACGGAGGCCTCCCAGCCGCGTCCGTCGGCCATGCTGCCCAGGCCCTCGCCGAGGTAGCCCTCCAGGGCTCCGGTGCCGATGCTGCCACCGGTCTGCTGGGCGTAGGTGCTGGTTTTGGAGAAGTAGTCGTTGAGGGGCTGTTGGAGGGTGACCGGTACATCGGAGAGGTGGTCGCGGGTGGTGGGGGGTAGGCGGTCGCCGATGGTGTCGCGCAGGTGCTGGCCCAGGTTGGGGTCGGTCCAGTTGCGGGCGAGGGTGTCGGCGTAGTCGCGTCCGAGGTCGCGTGCTGCGGCGTCTCCGATGTGGTCGCCGAAGTGGCGGGCGAACAGGTCGGCGAACTCGTTGCGCGCCGCGGCGGCTTTGGCGGCGTTGTCGAAGACGCCCGCGCCGATGGGGCTTGCGGGGTTGTAGGGGACCAGGAACTCGTCCTTGTGGCGGACGAAGACCTCGGCGAGATCCTTGTTGAGGGAGGGCGCGGGCAGGTCCGCGCCCGGTGTGCCCTTGGGTGCGGGGGAGTCCGGTCCCCGGTCGGGGTTCGTCGCTGGCGGGTCGTCCTTGACCGGTCCGGAGGGCGGCCCGTCCGGCCCGCCGCCGGGCGGTGGTGGCGTGTCGGTGTCGCGGTTGGGGTTGCCGGGAGGCGGGGTGTCCTTGACGGGCCCTCTGGGGTCGGGCGGGGGCCCGGTGGGCGGTCCGCTGGGCGGCCCGTCGGGGGTCTCCCGGATGGGCGGTCCGGTGGGGGGTCCACCGGGTCCGGGGGTGGGCTCGGTCCGGACCAGGGGCGGTGGGTCGGGGAGGTCGGTGATGCGGGCGACGCGGTCGTTGAACAGGTCGGTGAGTTGTTTGCTGAAGAGTCCGTCCATGCCCGCGGAGAAGACGGCGGACAGGGCGCCTTCGATGGTGGCGCCGATGTGGGCGCTGCGGGTGAGGTTGGGGTCTTTGTGGTGGCGGGTGCCTCTTCCGATCTGGATGCGTTGGATGATGCTGTCCATGCTGGCGAAGATCTGGCTGATGATCTGGTGGCCGGGCACGGTGATGAGCAGCCAGGTCAGGATGCGGCGGATGGCCAGGCTGCGGATGGCCTTGAAGATGGGGATCCACTTCAAGGAGGCGCCGAAGGTGAACTTGGCGGTGGCGATGGCCCAGGCGATCTCGGCCAGGAGTTGGACGAACTGGCCGATGACCATCATGTGCATGTACTCGACGTTGGCGCGGGCCTTGAAGAGTTCGCTGGACATGGTGGCGGCGTTGGAGCGGGCGGAGCCGACGTAGTCGTTGTCGCCGGTGGTGAACTGGTCCAGGGAGTGTTCGTAGTTGCGGGCGGTGTTGCCGTTGAAGTGGCGTCGGGCGTGGACGCGGCTGAGGTCGAACAGGTCGTCCAGGACTTTGACGCGTTTTTCGAGGGCGGCGTAGACCTCCGAACCGCGACCCAGAGTGGCCAGGCTGGCTTTGGGGACCTCGATGCTGGTGAGGACTTTGATCGCGCCGCGTGTGGAGTCGGACATGTTGTGGTCCAACGGCATACGCGTCTCCCCCTCTACCCCCCTGGTGCCGCTGCGCGGCCACGAAGGTAACACCGGAGAAAACGCGCGAATCGGCGGTTCGTTACCCGCAGCCGAACCCCGGTCCAAGGGCTCCCTGGTGGATTTCCGGAGGTCACGGGCGCGCTATGGAGGTGGTGGAAGTTTTCTGCAACATGTTCCACCCGGTTGGCGCGCTGAGTATTTCCGCAACGGTTCTCCTGGAACCGGGTGGATATTCTTTTCCCGTTCCCCTCGCGTCGGGGCTCGTTCCGGGGGAGACCGCTCCGGTGCTCGGACGCGAGGGCTGGTGGGACCGGGCAAGGCCCGGCGCATCCGCCCACGAGCCGGTGCCGACCGACCCGGTTCACCGCGTTCGCGGGAGGACTTTCGTGCCCGGAAAAGGGTGGCGGCGGGCGGAGCGGATCACGCCAGGACATGGGTCCCCGATCGGCCCCGGGGAGAGGGGAATCCATTCCCTGTTCTGTGGGAATTCGCCTACTGGATTCGAGGAGTACACCCCGGCGTGCCGAAGCCGGGCCCGGTCACTCCGGTTCTTCGAAGTAGCGGACGTAGGCGTTGGACTGCGCGGCGCACTCGTCGAATATCCGCTCGCCGGACCAGCCGCGGGTGGCGCGCAGGCGCGGGATCGCGCCGGCCGTCTCCGGGTCGTGGGCGGTGAGGGTGCCGTCGTCGTGCAGCGTCAGGAACGGCCGTGTCCGCTGCGTGCGGCGGTCCTGGGCGTAGAGCACACGGGTCACCGGCCGCCCCCTGAGAACAGCCCGGTGGTTCCCCGCGCGTTGTGGGCCAGCTTGTCGAAGCGCTCCATCATCTCGTCGAACCAGTCGGACCGGCCCAGGCGGGCGAACTCGCCGGAGAGTCCGGCGAGCCGGGCCCGCAGGAACCGGATGTCGGCCCGGGTCAGCGGGTTGGCGATCCACGCGTTGGCGTCGAAGTCGTAGAAGGGCCGCATGCCGTTGGTGTAGGCCAGCCCCTCCAGGTCGGTGGGGTCCTCCGGCGTGTACTCGTACTTGAACCAGGCCTTGCCGTGGTCGATGCCCGCCACGCGCCCGTCGCCCTGGTCCAGCCAGTTGCCCGGGTTGCGGTCGCCGTTGGCGATCAGCAGGTCCAGCAGGCCCAGCACGTGTCCGTCCCGTGTGTTCAGGAGCGGGGATCGCGGGTTGTCCAGGTGGGCGAACCCGGATTCGCCGTTCATGAAGTGCATGAACACCTCGGTCTCACCGATGCGCAGGACACCGGGCACGTTGGCGCCGATGGCGCGGCCCACCAGCGAGGCGAGCTGTTCGGCGTCGGCGCGGTCGCGGGCGAAGGTGGCCCCTTCGGTGTCCTTGTAGACCGCCTGCGCGCCGTTGGCGAAGCGCATGAGCGTGGTACTGCCGTCGGAGCCGTCCTCGACGAGCCCCTGCTGGCTCACCACGTCGAATCCGGTGGTTTCGGCGAGGTCCTCGACACCGGCGAAGGTCCCGTTCCACAGCATGAGCGCCGCGATCCGCTCGTCCTGGTCACCGTCCCGGTCCTGCGCGGTCTCCTCGGTCGAAGCCGCGGGCTGCTCGCCGTACGCCGCCGCGGAGGGGTCATGGAACCCGGTGGTGTACTGGTCGTTCTCCCCGTCCGCGGATGTGTCCCCTCGCTGGCCCGGGGCCCCGGTCATGGGGTAGGCCACGATGTCGGTCAGCGAGCTGGGCAGGGGGCGGTCGCTTCCGAAACCGGAGTCCAGGAGGCCGAGGGGGGCGTCCAGGGATTTCGGGTCGAGGAAGCTGAGGGGACCGCTTCCGTAACCGGAGTGCTTGGGGTCCAGGGAGTCGAAGGCGTGGTCGTCCCGGGCCCACAGGGGCTTGAACTGGTGGTCGTCGTCGAACGGTGTGCGGAAGGGCCGGTCCTGGACCGGTGTGTCGGGGGAGTCGTACAGGGACAGGTCGTCGTCGGAGACCAGGTCCGGAACCGCGTCCAGGTCCGGGGCGGAGTCCGTGTCCGAATCGGTGTCCGAGTCCGAGTCGGGGAACGGGTCGCGCTGGTCCGCGGGCGCGCTGCCGCGGGGGCTCCGGCGGTCCTGGCCGTTCCCGCGCGAGGAACGGCCCTCGCCCCCGCCTCCGGAACCGCGCCCGGTGCCGGAGCCGCCCCCGCCGTCGGAACGGTCGTCGCCGCTGCCGGACCGGTCGCCCTCGCCGCGGGAGCGGCCGCCTCCGCCGCCTCCGGTCCGGTCCTTGCCAGAGCCCTCGCCGCCGGCGCCGTCCTCGTCCCCGCGTCCGTCCTTCGGGGGGCCGTCGTCGGAGGACGTCCTCCCCGGCTCCACGGCCGCGTCGATCCTCTCCAGCAGCCTCCGTACGCTGTCGGCGCGCTTGCGGGCGCTGTCGGCGATCTTCCCGGCGTCGTCGCGGGCCTCCCGCGCGGTCTCCGCGGCCTCCTCCGCGCGCTCGGCCGCGGTCTCCGCCTGCTGGGCGGCCTGCTGCGCGTACTCATGGGCGCGGCGGGCGTCGGCGGCGGCCGCGTCGGCGGTCCTCACGGCCGAGTCGGCTGCCCTCCGGGTCTCCTCGGCGATCCCGCGTGCCTCGTTCGCGCGGGCGGCGGCCTCCCGGGCCTCCCGCGCGGTGGTCTCCGCCCTGGTGCGCAGGTCCTGTGCCTGCCGGGTCAGCCGGTTCGCGTCCTCGGTGGCCCGGGCGGCGCGCTCCGCCGCGTCGCGGGCGGTCTGCCGGGCCTCCTGGGCTCTGGCCCGTGCGTCCTGTGCGGCCCGGCGGGCGTCGTCCTGCCGGGTGTCCGTCGTCCTCGCGCGGTCGTCGGCCGTGTTCGGCGCGGTTCGCGACCCCGTGTCGCCGGGGGCCGTGTTCGGCGCGTTCGTCGTCCCCCGGGTGCCGGTGCCGCCCGGCGCGGTACGCCCGCCGGAGGAGGTCCGGGAGGCGTCCGCCGCCTGGGCCGCGAGGTCCGCGGTGGTGCGGGCCGTGCGGGCGTCGGCCTCGGCCTGTGCGGCGTTCCCGGCCACCTCCGCGGCGTTCGCCCGCACCTCGTCGGCCCTGGCCGCCGCCTCGTTCGCGGCGGCGCGGGCCTCCCCGGCCGCGTCGGCGGCCCGCCGGGCCGTCTCATGGGCGTTGCGCGCGTCCTGTGCGGCCCGGTCCGCGCTGTCCCGGTGTTCGGACGCGCTGGTGCTGAGCCCCTCGGCCCAGGTTCGCAGGGCCTCGGCGTCCGCGGCCGTCCGGTCGGCCTTCGCCTTCGCGGCGTCGGCCTCCGACTTCGCCTTCGCGGCGTCGGTCCGCGCCGTCTCCGCCGCGTCCCGGGCGGTGTCGGCCCGCTCGGCGATGTCCTCCAGGTCGGAGACCAGGCTGTCGGCCTCCTCGCGGGCCTCCCGCGCGGCCCTGTCCCGGGCGTCCTGGGCGGCCGGGTCGCCGCCGACGGGCCGGTCCCGCCCGGACAGGCCCTCCACGGCGGTGCTGAGCGCCCGGTGCCGTGCCAGGGCCCCGTCGAGGTCGTTCCCGAGCCCGGCGACGGTGTCCCTGTGCTGGTCGGCGGTCTCCTGCGCGGTGGCGGCCGCGCTCTCGGCCGCCGTGGCGGCCGTCTCGGCCTGTTCGAGGGAGGCGTCCCCACGGGGTGCGGGTCTCGTGGTGAGGGCGTCGTCGCGGGCGGTGGTGAAGGCGTCGCGGGTGGTGGTGGCGTCGGTGTGCGCCGTGTCCGCCGCCGTGCGCGCGTCGCGTGCCCGCCGTTCGGCCCCCGGTGAGGGGGCGCCGTCGGTCCCGGACGCGGGCGCGCCTCCTTCCGTCCCGGCGGCGGGTGCTCCGCCCTCAGAGCCGGTGAGGACGCGGGTGCCCTGCCGGATGTCGGCCCTGCCGTGGTCCAGGGAGGTGGAGAGGCCGTTCGCGGCGTCGCGTGCGTCACGGGCCTCCCGGATCGCCGTGTCCGCGGTGTCGGAGGCCTGCTGGACCCGCGCGTCCACGGTGTCCGTGTTCTGCTCCTGTCCGTCCCGGAGGCCGCTGGAGCCGCCGGGGTCCCGGACGGGGGTGTCGGGCTCCGGCGCACGCAGGTTCAGCTCCGACATGAAGCGGTCGACCAGTGTCTGGCTTGCCCCCGAGGGCGCGGGCGACGGGTCCGGCGGGGTCACGGTGACGGTCGGCTGGGGCTCTCTCGCGGCCGTGGTGGTGCCATCGGTGTTGCCGGTGGTCGTCGTGGTTCCGGAGGTGACGCCCCTGTCGCCGGTGGTACCGGTGTTCCCCGTCCTGTTGCCGGTGCTCCCCTCGGTCCCCGTGGTCGTGTTCCCGGTGACCGGTGTGCGGGTGGCCGTCCCGTCGCCGCTGACCGCGTGCACGGGGGGAGCGGTGCCGCCGTCCGGCCCCTGACCGGCCTCCCCCAGCGTGGTGCGCGTGGTGTTCACGGTCTCGACCAGGGCGTCGATCTGGCGGTCGAAGTCGCGCAGCGCCTCCTTGTACTTGTCCTCCTGCTCCTTGTACGCGCTCTCGGCGCTCTCGTCGCCCGGCTCGGCGGCGAACCTCTCGGCCAGGCCCTCCAGCGGTGCCCGGGTGTCGGCGTACGCGGCCTCCGCCTTGCCGAACTCCTCCCGCGCCTGGTTGAGCCGGTCCATGGCGGGGGCCATGCCCTTCGCCTGGTCCGGCGTGAGGAAGCCCATCGCGATGGCGTCGGCCTCCGAGAACCAGCCGGCCATCCTGACCGTGACGTCGTCCACGCCCCAGCGGGTGGGCCGGGAGTAGAACGGGGTCGGCGCCAGGCTCGGGTCGTTCTGGTGGAAGGCGGCGGGCGCCTTGAGCTTGCTGCCCGCGGCGAACGCCCAGGTGGCGTCGTACTCCACCAGGTAGACGGGTCCCTGGCGGAGCTTGTCGGACTCCTGGTAGCCCTTGACCGCCTGGTTGGAACCCCTCTCGGAGCCGTGGGACGAGCTGGTGTTCACGGCCGCCGAACCGGTGTGGATGCCCTCGTGGCCGTCGTAGGGGACGCCGCCGGTGGTCAGCCCGGACGGGCGGAACTCCCCGCCGCGGCCCTGGCTCCCGCCGTGGGAGTCGCCGGCGCTGTTCGTCCTGGGCTGGACGCGGGAGTCGCTGAGCTGGCTGCCCGGCAGAGCGTCCAGGATCTTCGCCCCGCGGTTGCTCGGCACGACCTTGGCGCCCCACTCCGTGCGGCTGATGTCGGTGAACTGCACCCCCTCGGAGTTGCGCGAGGCCGACGGGTACACCGCCTTGAGGGCCTTGTCGCTGAGGCTGTGGTCGATCTCGTTGTACACCGGGTCCTGGCCGTAGGCGTCGGCGAGGTAGGCGCGCGCCGCGTCCGCCGCGGCCCGGGTGGGCTGCCCCCCCTCGGGGGTGCCGGGGGGCGGCTGCCAGCCCAGGGACTGCGCGATGACGACGTTGGCCTTGTCGCGCAGCGCCTGTCCGCCGTCCTGCACCATGGCCGGTTTGGTGATGGCGCTGTCGTTGCCGGGCCGGGGACCGGCGTCGTTCGTCCAGGCGCGCAGGGCCTCGGACACGGACGCGTGGACGGGGGCGGCGGGCCGCCGCGTCGTGCCGCCGTCCTCCGCGGTGGCGGGGGCTCGGTCGTTTCCGGTCGTGTCGGTTCCCGTCCGGTCGCCGGTGGCGTCCTCGCCCTCCGGGGCCGGAGCGGTGTTCCGGTCGGCGGGAGCGGTCCGCGTGGAGCCGGTGCCTTCCGTGGACGTGGTGACGGCGGGGGGAGGCGCCGACAGGTCGGCGCCGGTGCTCCGCGCGCCGTCCCCCGTGGTGGTCGCGGTGGTGGTCGTCGCCGGGGGGTCGAAGGTCATGTACGCGAACGGGTACAGCGTCTCGACCCGCCCGCTGTCGGCGGTGCCCGTGTACGTCGAACGCGGCGGGTTGCCGTTCTCCCCGCCCTTGGGCTCGCCGAGTTCGAGGGTGAGGGTCAGCCTCGTGTCCGCGCCGACCTTGGCGTACGGGGTGTTCAGGTGCAGCTCGGTGGTGCGGGCGTCGTCCTGTGACTGCCCGGAGGAGCGCCCGTCGTTGCCGGAGGAGGAGACCGCCCCGGCGGGGGCGCCGAACAGCGGGCGGTGCTCCGGCTGATCCTCCGAGCCCTGGTCGTCCTGGGCGTAGGGGAGGGGTTGCAGCAGCACGCCGTCCGCGCCCACCGTCGTCCCGGTCCCCCTGCTCCGGGAGTCCGCGTCGGTCGCCTTCCACGTGTGCGACTCGATGTAGTAGCCGGACTGGCCGACGTACGAGACCTCGGTGCGGCTCGGGTCCCTGGTCAGGTTCACGTAGACCTTCGCCGGGGTGGCCGAGCGCATGGCGTGCGGACGCGAGTCCGAGGTGGGCTCCGGCCCCAGCGCGCGGACCTTGACCGGCACCGGCACGGTGGAGTCCGGATTCTGGCCCAGGTGCGTGGTCAGTTTCTGGAGCAGGAGCTCCCGGCCGCCGCTCGTCAGCTCCAGTCCGTTCGAGGCGAGGTCGTTCACCAGCTCCTGGATGGCGGCCTCGGGGTCGGCGGGCTGGATCTGCCTGCCGTTGTCCTCGAACCCGGGACGCACCCGCGCGTTCTCGGGCTTCTTGGGGTTGGGCTGCGGGCTCAGGTCCACTCTGTCGCCGTCGCGCGTCGCCTGATCCAGCACCAGCCCCTCCTGCTGGGCGTCGCGGGAGTGCACGTAGCCCGCGAGCAGGTTCTGGACGGGGGCGGTCCACCCGTGGAACAGGGTCTTCCAGTTCAGGGGCGGGCCGATGGTCCAGTTCTTCGTGAACTCGATCGCCTGGGTGAGGCGGCCGGAGGCGCGGAAGGCGTACACCCTGGTGTTGTCCGGGATGAACAGCACCGACGACGTGAACGAGGTCGACTGGGTGTGCGAGGTGCCGCGGGAGAAGAACGTGCGGGAGAGGGAGGTCCCGAACACCGGGATCGGTCTGACGGCCTCGTTGGGCAGGGAGTCGTCGGAGGGGTGCGGGTTCGGGTTGCGGGTCCCGCTCCCCCCGAACCTGAGGCCGAGGCCGCCGGTCAGGGAGGAGGTGGTGGACAGGGTCACCTCGCTGCCGCCGTTCCACCGCATCTGGGCGCCGACGGGCCGGAAGTCGGTGACGGTGTCGATGTCGACCCTGGTGGCGACGGTGGCGCGGACGTCGTGCGGTGACCAGAGGCCGCCGCTCATCTCCTGGCGGATGCGGGAGCCCGACGGCGTGGTCACGCTCCTGCTCGCGGCCAGTTCCTCCGCCGACAGGTGGTTCTCGAACTGCCGGCCGCCCCCGGAGGAGTCGGAGAGGAACGACTCCAGCTTGCGCCGGTATCCGTCGTGGAGGCCGCTGCGCGTGTCGGAGAAGGTCCGGTAGGTCTCCTCCAGCAGCCCGCGCATGCCCCGGCTCC is drawn from Nocardiopsis dassonvillei subsp. dassonvillei DSM 43111 and contains these coding sequences:
- a CDS encoding RHS repeat domain-containing protein; this translates as MPLDHNMSDSTRGAIKVLTSIEVPKASLATLGRGSEVYAALEKRVKVLDDLFDLSRVHARRHFNGNTARNYEHSLDQFTTGDNDYVGSARSNAATMSSELFKARANVEYMHMMVIGQFVQLLAEIAWAIATAKFTFGASLKWIPIFKAIRSLAIRRILTWLLITVPGHQIISQIFASMDSIIQRIQIGRGTRHHKDPNLTRSAHIGATIEGALSAVFSAGMDGLFSKQLTDLFNDRVARITDLPDPPPLVRTEPTPGPGGPPTGPPIRETPDGPPSGPPTGPPPDPRGPVKDTPPPGNPNRDTDTPPPPGGGPDGPPSGPVKDDPPATNPDRGPDSPAPKGTPGADLPAPSLNKDLAEVFVRHKDEFLVPYNPASPIGAGVFDNAAKAAAARNEFADLFARHFGDHIGDAAARDLGRDYADTLARNWTDPNLGQHLRDTIGDRLPPTTRDHLSDVPVTLQQPLNDYFSKTSTYAQQTGGSIGTGALEGYLGEGLGSMADGRGWEASVWSATSGATQAGIQQGATDGILHGADLFKDKDKPDLNTPPPQTESRGSGNRTDDRTGPSETDPWWRGDDDPGQNGDRTPERNSGNSPAPGDRSQPTDDRDGEPAPPSRDDEQSLYDSDSDSDTSSVFDRDENSSPYDSDDEASLFDTDEATPQQDTTTEKPNGKPGPDTPHIPGPRDVPLGTNSPDPRTGDAPFPQGMNNGPLAADFLNAIVPDNPMAAAPPDAEQTTPNTGNTDDRDTADPTDRSAHGPEQQHGTAPVAVAPPVGQAAPPPAPAPQNPAPDTGQRPASSERGGGRPSQGTGDTRAQDPSTRQTTGNGPQVATESAPPVMETVTTGDTTGQDDQVTSTDEQRANPHTAPAPDAPSPADVPLPPPLVTESGPPQDTEDTGHTPSESDGGRPDDREEDTSRDDDRSQDRDKDQSGDSGDRSGDGQRSGEESGDRSGDGREGSGEGRDRSGDERGDGSDGEKDRDGERADDDAESVHEEESTDAEDGQERGDSDGRSPQRTNDDSTPDSSPQRSIGDGAHTAESTSQPDTAPTAEQRTTPEDVPPSTPTVAETGDGQRDTDLSTENAPPPPPVTESGGDQHDTGPTSENGPPQDTEDTEHPRAERDAEQSGERDEDSGAPVAGSGDAARAAETTTSDTAEDTPAPARSTDTDAPAAPPAAGPERAADSGSPPPHRRAPTPPSPGSTRGPTPAPRRSWTACPNSPGPSRTRTSPGRGRWAPNSGDHCDRSTVRPRRTAPSARRTPSRRHWCTSSPTPPTGASR